Proteins found in one Methanospirillum hungatei JF-1 genomic segment:
- the mmp11 gene encoding methanogenesis marker protein 11, protein MSGISEPYIIHYPWICAVSDDTGGQVELIECFDCIGGAMWVKKHYAKSPLVTGVRTVGSMNRFLLRTGEVDLALEGSKFPAGISKVSVEGDEIAISYIGMGGGGVGATICRASAEGVIRSSYDESGGGKVAGSTIVLPRMSRVLIGVDDTDTPEEGATWTLVHNIARTVADKRHRYLSHTIVQLFPVPFRTKNCVGVVAEFASSNPEELARRFSELLMQYTLSKETGMAVFTGFSPDRLLEYGWRTKSGQVTPDDARALAGDDLKIWINGRGITGAIAAIPFYTRYDEGLQLCGQS, encoded by the coding sequence ATGTCTGGTATATCAGAACCATATATTATCCATTATCCGTGGATTTGCGCAGTCAGCGACGATACAGGAGGCCAGGTTGAACTTATCGAGTGTTTTGACTGTATCGGCGGAGCCATGTGGGTGAAAAAGCACTATGCAAAGTCGCCACTTGTCACCGGCGTCCGGACCGTCGGTTCCATGAATCGGTTTCTTCTGCGGACCGGAGAGGTTGACCTTGCCCTTGAAGGATCAAAATTTCCGGCTGGTATCTCAAAAGTCAGTGTAGAGGGGGATGAGATTGCTATCTCCTATATCGGGATGGGTGGTGGCGGGGTTGGTGCCACCATCTGCCGGGCGAGTGCCGAGGGAGTGATCCGTTCTTCGTATGATGAATCAGGCGGGGGAAAAGTTGCCGGATCAACGATAGTTCTTCCCCGAATGAGCCGGGTGCTTATCGGAGTTGATGACACAGACACCCCGGAGGAGGGAGCAACATGGACGCTTGTTCACAATATTGCCCGGACGGTTGCAGATAAGAGGCACCGGTACCTCTCACATACAATAGTCCAGCTCTTTCCGGTCCCGTTCAGGACAAAGAACTGTGTCGGTGTGGTTGCAGAATTTGCAAGCAGCAATCCCGAGGAGCTTGCCAGGAGATTTTCCGAGCTCCTGATGCAGTACACTCTCTCAAAAGAAACCGGAATGGCGGTCTTTACCGGATTTTCTCCGGATCGTCTTTTAGAATACGGGTGGCGGACAAAATCCGGACAGGTTACCCCGGATGATGCGAGGGCACTTGCCGGTGATGATCTGAAAATCTGGATCAATGGCCGGGGAATTACGGGTGCAATCGCAGCGATCCCGTTTTACACCCGGTATGATGAGGGTCTTCAATTATGTGGACAGAGCTGA
- a CDS encoding thiamine pyrophosphate-dependent enzyme: protein MTSGLGDAIQAYADSVYAVPGYPVTTLIEETGAELVINEKVALEYALGDSLSGKRSCVIVKHVGMNVLADTLVHATAQGLKAGIVIVVGDDPNAYGTQTVQDSRLWGSVAICPVIDMSGIDPVGEAFYASEQFSRVSIVRFIPGDLKRSWQGRSEGSERSTCGTLADPDLTMYGRAVRAYSAVPEMIKSGYLPFPISPLVHDDSPVSRRERGSSRMFCPGCPFRFVFDTLQERGVSVISDTGCSLLSMIPPYRFGIANYGMGSSVGVAAQSTRVALTGDYALLHSGIQALIDLHAKGRPLLCIVLQNRCMGTTGRQPVPDVCTYLGFSNPVWCNASEHEKISGLLVPDTTLRVLIIQGDCPEEQRT, encoded by the coding sequence ATGACATCCGGTCTTGGGGATGCTATACAGGCATATGCTGATTCGGTGTATGCCGTGCCCGGATATCCGGTGACGACCCTGATTGAAGAGACCGGGGCAGAACTGGTCATCAATGAGAAGGTCGCCCTTGAATATGCACTCGGGGATTCGCTATCAGGCAAGCGATCCTGTGTTATTGTCAAGCATGTCGGGATGAATGTGCTTGCCGATACTCTGGTTCATGCAACCGCCCAGGGTCTGAAAGCCGGGATCGTCATTGTTGTCGGAGACGATCCGAATGCATACGGGACCCAGACCGTGCAGGACTCCCGGTTGTGGGGATCAGTTGCCATCTGTCCGGTTATTGATATGTCTGGTATTGATCCGGTCGGAGAGGCCTTTTATGCATCAGAGCAGTTCTCCAGAGTTTCCATCGTCCGGTTCATCCCCGGTGACCTGAAGAGATCATGGCAGGGACGTTCTGAAGGATCTGAAAGGAGTACGTGTGGGACGCTTGCCGACCCTGATCTGACCATGTATGGTCGTGCGGTTCGTGCCTATTCAGCGGTCCCGGAGATGATAAAATCCGGGTATCTTCCGTTTCCGATCTCACCACTGGTCCATGACGACAGTCCGGTATCACGTCGTGAACGGGGCTCATCACGGATGTTCTGTCCTGGTTGTCCGTTCCGGTTTGTCTTTGATACGTTGCAGGAACGGGGAGTGTCTGTCATCAGTGATACTGGCTGTAGCCTTCTCTCCATGATCCCGCCATACAGATTCGGGATTGCCAACTACGGGATGGGATCATCGGTGGGAGTTGCTGCACAATCCACCAGAGTGGCACTTACCGGTGATTATGCCCTGCTCCACTCAGGCATCCAGGCTCTGATTGATCTGCATGCTAAAGGCAGGCCACTTCTCTGTATTGTCTTGCAGAACCGGTGCATGGGAACAACGGGCCGCCAGCCGGTTCCGGATGTCTGCACCTATCTGGGGTTTTCAAATCCGGTCTGGTGCAATGCCAGTGAACATGAAAAAATTTCAGGACTTTTGGTCCCTGATACCACGCTACGGGTGCTTATCATTCAGGGAGATTGTCCGGAGGAACAACGCACATGA
- a CDS encoding DUF262 domain-containing protein, translating into MKATKASVWDLFNGAKQYKVPLFQRPYVWSRQQWEQLWADIREQYSLRTGSEKSPARFLGSIVVVREYEKNLDKYVIIDGQQRITTVSIILAVIRAFAREKGLHELYDQISDFLKNAPKSGEGQYVVIPTRVDKNALFHIFDEDYVFDQDSGIVECFDYYWWQLDRFSGMDLHLLQEVITEDLCVVYIELDEGENPNQVFEALNYRGVPLEESDLIRNFFFAHLDSQEIAEAQYDQFWKPMEERLNNDQVLISSFIRHFCMKDGRIIRHGEIFEKIRRRYQQASSDDVRLLLRDISRFSEYYRLILFPEQGDGDSRVRKEVCKSLTRIKRIGNNAPAPFLLLLLAANDRRRNPAASLSDDELLEILSCVESYLIRRMVCQRSDAVYEEVFEILCRGASDGLGYLTPEETRSFIASLQAPFDMPDDDEFLDHLRYSDLYQPGSDNKLAFVILERLEEYFSSQPRGSDPAPSYALFEDEAEVRMIDHIMPETLSDNWKEHLGSDWSSVHADFVHRLGNLTITQENPAIKNADFEVKKAWYALDNLMLNAGMKNIRFWRRYQIDQRSGVLAAFCVKIWARCEASETEVPKLSPAPSACMRQGEIPKMARPTMLTIAGSSHEVKYWYQVLEHTVQVVFEKEPQKFDRIVREYSGYFSDDPSRYKSRVGSYSYKSRFGRYQIRDMCLNIIRLVGWNEEVWCLTCE; encoded by the coding sequence ATGAAAGCGACCAAGGCATCGGTCTGGGACTTATTTAACGGGGCAAAACAATACAAGGTCCCGCTGTTTCAGCGCCCGTACGTATGGTCACGACAGCAGTGGGAGCAGTTATGGGCGGATATCAGGGAACAATATTCTCTTCGTACTGGATCGGAGAAATCGCCTGCCCGGTTCCTGGGTTCCATCGTTGTAGTCAGGGAGTATGAAAAAAACCTTGATAAATATGTCATCATAGACGGTCAGCAGCGAATCACCACCGTAAGTATCATTCTTGCCGTTATCAGAGCATTTGCACGGGAGAAAGGGCTGCATGAGCTCTATGATCAGATATCTGATTTTTTAAAGAACGCACCAAAGAGTGGGGAAGGGCAGTATGTTGTCATCCCGACAAGGGTCGATAAAAACGCCCTGTTTCATATTTTTGATGAAGACTATGTTTTTGACCAGGATTCAGGGATAGTTGAGTGTTTTGACTATTATTGGTGGCAACTCGACCGTTTTTCCGGGATGGATCTGCATCTCTTGCAGGAAGTAATTACTGAAGATCTCTGTGTGGTTTATATAGAGCTTGATGAGGGTGAAAATCCGAACCAGGTGTTTGAGGCTTTAAATTACCGGGGTGTGCCGCTTGAGGAGTCAGACCTTATCAGGAACTTCTTCTTCGCCCATCTGGACAGCCAGGAGATTGCCGAAGCTCAGTATGATCAGTTCTGGAAACCGATGGAAGAGCGGCTGAATAATGATCAGGTTCTGATATCCTCCTTTATCCGGCACTTTTGCATGAAGGACGGTCGTATTATCCGTCATGGCGAGATCTTTGAGAAGATCCGGAGGCGATACCAGCAGGCCTCATCAGATGATGTTCGCCTGTTACTTCGGGATATCAGCAGATTTTCTGAATATTACCGCCTTATCCTCTTTCCGGAACAGGGTGACGGGGACAGCCGGGTCAGGAAGGAGGTGTGTAAATCCCTTACCCGAATTAAACGAATCGGCAATAATGCCCCTGCACCATTCCTCCTTCTTCTGCTGGCAGCAAATGATCGACGAAGAAATCCTGCTGCTTCACTATCAGATGATGAATTACTTGAAATCCTCTCCTGTGTTGAAAGTTACCTGATACGTCGGATGGTCTGCCAGAGGTCAGATGCGGTATATGAGGAAGTGTTTGAGATCCTCTGCCGGGGTGCATCAGACGGGTTAGGGTATCTTACGCCGGAGGAGACCAGGTCATTTATCGCATCTCTTCAGGCTCCTTTTGATATGCCGGATGATGATGAGTTCTTGGATCATCTCCGGTACAGCGATCTCTATCAGCCGGGTTCTGACAATAAACTTGCATTTGTCATCCTAGAGCGGCTTGAGGAGTACTTTTCTAGTCAGCCACGGGGCTCTGATCCTGCGCCATCATATGCGTTGTTTGAGGATGAGGCTGAAGTCAGGATGATCGATCATATCATGCCTGAAACACTGTCAGATAACTGGAAAGAGCATCTTGGGTCAGACTGGTCTTCAGTCCATGCCGACTTTGTGCACCGGCTTGGAAATCTGACGATTACCCAGGAGAACCCGGCGATAAAAAATGCAGATTTCGAGGTGAAAAAGGCCTGGTATGCTCTTGATAACCTGATGCTGAATGCAGGTATGAAAAATATACGGTTCTGGAGACGATACCAGATCGATCAGCGTTCAGGCGTTCTGGCGGCATTCTGCGTGAAGATATGGGCACGGTGTGAGGCATCTGAAACCGAGGTCCCAAAACTCTCACCTGCTCCTAGTGCCTGTATGCGGCAGGGTGAGATACCAAAGATGGCACGGCCGACGATGCTCACTATTGCCGGTTCATCTCATGAGGTGAAGTACTGGTACCAGGTTCTGGAACATACGGTACAGGTTGTCTTTGAGAAAGAGCCGCAGAAGTTTGACCGGATAGTGAGGGAGTACTCCGGGTATTTTTCCGACGATCCATCACGGTATAAGTCGAGAGTTGGATCCTACTCCTATAAATCGCGGTTTGGCAGGTATCAGATCCGGGATATGTGTCTGAACATCATCCGGCTTGTCGGATGGAATGAAGAGGTCTGGTGTCTTACCTGTGAATAA
- a CDS encoding aconitase/3-isopropylmalate dehydratase large subunit family protein encodes MVTLSEKILGAPAGTYIDRHIDRAFCHDGTGIQAKIIYDAMGAPGIANPDSVYIIYDHIAPANNSQTAELQAELRTLARECGVHFWDIGSGICHQVMAEGQVAPGEVVIGADSHSCTLGALGAFATGVGASDMAGIWVSGETWLRVPDSIGIHLSGSLKQGVEWKDVALTYVARLGMDGATYAALEFIGESTPSVPMEGRLTLCNMAVEAGAKTGLFYADKETERYLAEYSVPCPMQVLENPDYVQDCYLDLADIEPVCAVPHRVDTVQPVPALAGTHLDQVFIGTCTNGRFEDLARAARILKGRRVKVRTIVVPASERDFLKAILSGVAADLVQAGCTIGPPGCGPCLGAHMGVLGEGEVALSTANRNFKNRMGVGASYYLCSPSTAAASAIYGEITDPREVV; translated from the coding sequence ATGGTGACATTATCGGAGAAGATTCTAGGTGCCCCGGCCGGCACGTATATTGATCGACATATTGACCGGGCATTCTGCCATGACGGGACCGGGATTCAGGCAAAGATAATCTATGATGCAATGGGGGCTCCGGGTATTGCAAATCCGGATTCTGTCTACATTATTTATGATCATATTGCTCCGGCGAACAACTCCCAGACTGCAGAACTCCAGGCAGAGCTCCGGACCCTTGCCAGAGAGTGCGGGGTGCATTTCTGGGATATCGGCTCTGGTATATGTCATCAGGTGATGGCAGAAGGGCAGGTGGCACCAGGGGAGGTTGTCATCGGAGCTGATTCTCATTCATGCACACTCGGTGCTCTCGGGGCGTTTGCAACCGGCGTCGGGGCAAGTGACATGGCAGGTATCTGGGTGTCTGGTGAGACCTGGCTGAGGGTTCCTGATTCAATCGGCATTCATCTCTCCGGATCCTTAAAGCAAGGCGTTGAGTGGAAGGATGTTGCGCTGACCTATGTGGCACGGCTCGGGATGGACGGAGCAACCTATGCAGCCCTGGAGTTCATTGGTGAATCCACTCCGTCGGTTCCCATGGAAGGACGACTGACATTATGCAATATGGCGGTTGAGGCCGGGGCAAAGACCGGGCTCTTTTATGCAGACAAGGAGACAGAGCGATATCTCGCAGAGTATTCTGTTCCCTGTCCGATGCAGGTTTTGGAAAACCCGGACTATGTGCAGGACTGCTATCTTGATCTCGCAGATATTGAGCCGGTATGTGCGGTTCCTCACCGGGTGGATACTGTCCAACCGGTTCCGGCCCTTGCAGGTACCCATCTTGATCAGGTCTTTATCGGGACCTGTACGAACGGCCGGTTTGAAGATCTCGCACGTGCTGCCAGGATTCTGAAAGGACGCCGGGTAAAAGTCAGAACCATTGTTGTTCCGGCATCAGAGCGTGATTTCCTCAAGGCTATTTTGTCAGGGGTTGCTGCTGACCTCGTGCAGGCAGGATGTACCATCGGACCGCCCGGCTGTGGTCCCTGCCTTGGTGCCCATATGGGTGTTCTGGGTGAGGGTGAAGTAGCCCTTTCAACCGCAAACCGGAACTTTAAGAACCGGATGGGTGTGGGGGCTTCGTATTATCTCTGTTCACCCTCCACTGCTGCAGCAAGTGCCATATATGGTGAGATTACTGATCCAAGGGAGGTTGTATGA
- the fhcD gene encoding formylmethanofuran--tetrahydromethanopterin N-formyltransferase, with the protein MELNGVPIDNTFAEGFPIWVSRVIITGVTREWAMTAAMEATGFATSAIGCPCEAGIEGYVSADETPDGRPGVSILICASKKKVPEQVMERIAECVLTAATTSVFNGMPDAEEKFDIKIHFFGDKFESKVEIGGRQCWKIPIMEGDYVGEEVFGMVKGVAGGNFFVMADNQMTALMGAKAAADAIFEVKGTITSFAGGIVASGSKVGSKNYKFPIPATTNEQYCPTIREKVPDTKVPDGVKSIYEIVINGVDEASVKKAMAAGIKAAVKVPGVSFISAGNYEGKLGPFQFKLAELF; encoded by the coding sequence ATGGAACTGAACGGTGTACCAATTGATAACACATTTGCTGAAGGATTTCCAATATGGGTATCACGGGTAATAATAACCGGAGTAACCCGCGAATGGGCAATGACCGCTGCGATGGAGGCTACCGGGTTTGCAACCTCTGCAATTGGTTGTCCCTGTGAGGCAGGTATTGAAGGATATGTCAGTGCAGATGAGACCCCTGACGGACGTCCGGGTGTATCCATTCTGATCTGTGCCTCAAAGAAGAAAGTTCCGGAACAGGTCATGGAGCGTATTGCCGAGTGCGTCTTGACCGCAGCAACAACCTCTGTCTTTAATGGCATGCCTGATGCAGAAGAGAAGTTCGATATCAAAATTCACTTCTTTGGAGACAAGTTCGAATCCAAGGTGGAGATTGGCGGACGGCAGTGCTGGAAGATCCCGATTATGGAAGGAGACTATGTTGGAGAAGAAGTCTTTGGCATGGTCAAGGGTGTCGCAGGCGGGAACTTCTTTGTCATGGCAGACAACCAGATGACTGCCCTTATGGGAGCAAAGGCAGCTGCAGATGCAATTTTTGAAGTAAAAGGGACCATCACCAGCTTCGCAGGCGGTATTGTTGCGTCAGGATCCAAAGTCGGATCAAAGAACTACAAGTTCCCAATTCCGGCAACGACCAATGAGCAGTATTGCCCGACCATCCGTGAGAAGGTTCCGGATACCAAAGTCCCTGATGGTGTCAAATCCATCTATGAGATCGTCATCAATGGTGTGGATGAGGCATCAGTCAAAAAGGCAATGGCAGCAGGTATCAAGGCTGCAGTCAAGGTTCCGGGTGTTTCGTTCATCAGTGCCGGTAACTATGAAGGAAAGCTTGGGCCATTCCAGTTTAAACTGGCAGAACTCTTCTGA
- a CDS encoding 3-isopropylmalate dehydratase small subunit: MTALKGSGPAVCIGEDIDTDLVIAGRYLRTKDWSFWAQHVFEDLDPSLAERLKGAVLVAGKNMGCGSSREQAARALHEAGVLAVIAPSFARIFFRNCINVGLPLLECDLTGCTDGMIITFDCTEGWVEVDGTRYLFRPLSPRMQEILSTGGLIEYWKRRKER; this comes from the coding sequence ATGACTGCTCTCAAAGGCTCCGGCCCTGCAGTCTGTATCGGAGAGGATATCGATACGGATCTGGTGATTGCCGGACGATACCTGAGAACAAAAGACTGGAGTTTTTGGGCACAGCATGTGTTTGAGGATCTTGATCCTTCTCTTGCCGAAAGACTGAAAGGAGCAGTGCTTGTCGCCGGAAAGAACATGGGTTGCGGGTCTTCACGGGAACAGGCGGCCCGGGCTCTGCATGAGGCAGGAGTTCTTGCTGTCATCGCCCCTTCGTTTGCCAGAATTTTTTTCCGGAACTGCATCAATGTCGGGCTTCCGTTACTGGAATGTGATCTGACCGGATGCACCGATGGCATGATCATCACTTTTGATTGCACTGAAGGGTGGGTGGAGGTGGATGGGACGCGGTATCTCTTCCGGCCCCTCTCTCCACGGATGCAGGAGATTCTCAGCACCGGCGGTCTGATTGAGTACTGGAAACGGAGAAAAGAGCGATGA
- a CDS encoding radical SAM protein codes for MWTELKARLLHAGTTHLTGVSADDYIARSRAGPGAGTSGSVFFSMDGHRVRLSLSETSRVELHHAGNGKAVLRFEGEEYSGSLEKPGLHCPRQAYLTITGSCIFQCRYCNVWKNPGPRRSIDEIEAMVLSVFPDIDAISLTSGVLTDIHEEERYTLDVVRRLQKFQLPIGVSIYPDPETPYRLKKAGVSEVKFNLETATGQLFSVMCPGLVRGDAIAALRAAVPLFGRNHVFSNVILGLGETDEEMAACIEYLCQNGILPVIRPLTPGGDLTGFHAPDPDRIIRIARIHEEMLRKYGLDPTAALTMCPACTGCDLIPGRDT; via the coding sequence ATGTGGACAGAGCTGAAGGCCAGGCTCTTACATGCAGGCACTACACACCTGACCGGAGTTTCAGCAGATGACTATATCGCACGTTCCCGTGCCGGCCCGGGGGCAGGAACGTCTGGTTCGGTATTTTTTTCCATGGATGGCCACCGGGTCAGGCTTAGCCTTTCAGAAACCAGCCGTGTTGAGCTGCACCATGCAGGGAATGGAAAGGCAGTTCTCCGTTTTGAAGGAGAGGAGTATTCCGGATCTTTGGAAAAACCCGGACTTCATTGTCCCCGCCAGGCATACCTGACCATTACTGGCTCCTGCATCTTCCAGTGCCGGTACTGTAATGTCTGGAAAAATCCCGGACCCAGGCGGAGTATTGATGAGATAGAAGCGATGGTTTTATCTGTATTTCCAGACATTGATGCAATATCCCTGACATCCGGCGTCCTGACTGATATTCATGAAGAGGAACGGTATACGCTTGATGTTGTGAGAAGGCTCCAGAAGTTTCAGCTCCCGATTGGAGTATCAATATATCCTGACCCGGAGACGCCGTATCGCCTGAAAAAAGCCGGAGTGTCAGAGGTGAAGTTCAACCTTGAGACGGCAACTGGCCAGCTCTTTTCTGTCATGTGTCCTGGCCTTGTCAGGGGAGATGCAATCGCTGCCCTTCGTGCTGCAGTTCCTTTGTTTGGAAGAAATCATGTCTTTTCCAACGTCATCCTCGGCCTTGGGGAAACTGATGAGGAGATGGCAGCATGTATCGAGTATCTGTGCCAGAATGGGATTCTGCCGGTTATCAGGCCCCTGACGCCGGGCGGGGATCTGACCGGTTTTCATGCCCCTGATCCGGATCGGATTATCCGGATAGCCCGGATTCATGAAGAGATGCTCCGAAAATATGGTCTTGATCCCACAGCAGCCCTGACCATGTGTCCGGCATGCACCGGATGTGACCTGATTCCGGGGAGGGATACATGA
- a CDS encoding ferritin-like domain-containing protein, which yields MKLEEYKKILLAAIDKEVDAYAFYISLSEKVKDPALKGTFKELAQEETYHRKTLQEYLSGAKKELKFDEVKDYHISDTIEKPKPSMDLKPLEGLQVAIKREEEAMQMYEQFAAASTDADQKKTFEELAKMERGHKARLEDIYTNSAFSEAW from the coding sequence ATGAAACTGGAAGAATATAAGAAGATTTTACTTGCAGCGATCGATAAGGAAGTTGATGCGTATGCTTTTTACATATCACTTTCAGAAAAAGTTAAAGATCCGGCTTTGAAGGGAACGTTCAAAGAACTTGCTCAGGAGGAGACATATCACCGGAAAACTCTCCAGGAATATTTAAGTGGAGCCAAAAAAGAGCTCAAATTTGATGAGGTTAAGGATTACCATATTTCAGACACCATCGAAAAGCCAAAACCATCAATGGACTTAAAACCCCTTGAAGGTCTTCAGGTTGCAATCAAGCGGGAAGAAGAAGCAATGCAGATGTACGAGCAGTTTGCCGCTGCAAGTACGGATGCAGATCAGAAGAAGACGTTTGAAGAGCTGGCAAAGATGGAGCGCGGACACAAAGCCCGCCTAGAAGACATATACACCAACAGTGCCTTTTCAGAGGCCTGGTAA
- a CDS encoding homocitrate synthase family protein, translating to MKPWHIEICDVTLRDGEQTPGVSFTADEKKDIASRLDAIGIEVIEAGFPIVSAHEKEMVRNISRLGLSAKICGLSRACREDVDAALDAEVDMIGLFIAPSDLHLKYKHKKPRDVVVANALEQLDYAVDHGLIVRFGAEDASRTDPDILVDIYRQAADHKATYVTYADTTGCLTPLEVATVMKDLVPKTPIPIAMHAHNDLGCATANTLIAAELGAYQLHTTVNGLGERAGNARLEEVLVSLVLKGGITRYDLTEIPALSERVQQYTGIFMPATKPVVGANAFAHESGIHIAAILENPETYEFIPPELLGLERRFILGKHTGKRALVHILTSFGYHITDEQVMQVLELIKDKSEDKCSINQRVLAEIISQVTGEDKINGDIIGEDSRCPGRHVY from the coding sequence ATGAAACCATGGCACATTGAAATTTGTGATGTCACTCTTCGGGACGGTGAACAGACCCCTGGAGTATCATTCACTGCTGATGAGAAGAAGGATATCGCATCCCGGCTTGATGCAATCGGAATTGAGGTGATTGAAGCCGGATTTCCTATTGTATCCGCCCATGAAAAGGAGATGGTCCGGAATATCTCCCGGCTGGGTCTCTCGGCAAAGATATGTGGTCTGTCACGGGCCTGCAGGGAGGATGTGGATGCAGCGCTTGATGCTGAAGTTGACATGATCGGGCTTTTTATTGCCCCTTCTGATCTGCATCTGAAATACAAGCATAAAAAGCCCCGGGATGTTGTTGTTGCAAATGCTCTTGAACAGCTTGATTATGCGGTGGATCATGGTCTTATCGTCCGGTTTGGTGCTGAAGATGCATCCCGTACCGACCCTGATATCCTCGTTGACATCTACCGGCAGGCAGCAGATCACAAGGCGACCTATGTCACATATGCAGATACGACCGGGTGTCTGACCCCTCTTGAGGTCGCTACGGTCATGAAGGATCTTGTCCCCAAAACGCCCATCCCGATTGCCATGCATGCTCATAATGATCTCGGGTGTGCGACGGCAAATACACTCATTGCCGCAGAACTGGGAGCGTATCAGTTGCATACCACGGTGAACGGCCTTGGTGAACGGGCAGGGAATGCACGGCTAGAGGAGGTTTTGGTATCACTCGTGCTCAAAGGCGGGATTACCCGGTATGATCTCACAGAGATTCCGGCTCTTTCAGAACGGGTTCAACAGTATACCGGGATTTTTATGCCTGCAACGAAACCGGTGGTCGGTGCGAATGCGTTTGCCCATGAGAGTGGGATTCATATTGCAGCTATTCTGGAAAATCCGGAGACCTACGAGTTCATACCCCCAGAGCTCCTGGGACTGGAACGGCGGTTTATCCTGGGGAAGCATACCGGAAAGCGTGCTCTGGTGCATATTCTGACTTCTTTTGGCTATCACATCACCGATGAGCAGGTTATGCAGGTTCTTGAATTGATAAAGGATAAAAGTGAGGATAAATGCAGTATCAACCAGCGGGTGCTTGCGGAGATCATCTCCCAGGTAACCGGGGAGGATAAGATCAATGGTGACATTATCGGAGAAGATTCTAGGTGCCCCGGCCGGCACGTATATTGA